Proteins from a single region of Hydra vulgaris chromosome 12, alternate assembly HydraT2T_AEP:
- the LOC136088308 gene encoding uncharacterized protein LOC136088308 has translation MDSKRKNCIAVNESETSKSAFEWYLKNHHRENDALVLLNVYEAPHLPTSNIASEMKSYRDEKNKQIANSVKVLELYENICKERKIKYSVAIEGTYGATGQTICDWASENKPNVIVLAQRGLSGIRRVLLGSTSDYVLHNATVPIIVIPPNK, from the coding sequence ATGGATTCTAAACGAAAAAACTGCATAGCAGTAAACGAAAGCGAAACAAGCAAAAGTGCTTTTGAATGGTATCTTAAAAACCATCACAGAGAAAACGATGCTCTAGTATTACTGAACGTTTATGAAGCTCCGCATCTTCCTACTTCGAATATTGCAAGTGAAATGAAGTCATACCGCGATGAAAAGAACAAACAAATTGCAAATAGTGTTAAAGTGTTagaattatatgaaaatatttgtaaagaacGCAAAATTAAGTACAGCGTTGCTATTGAAGGTACTTATGGGGCAACTGGGCAGACCATATGTGATTGGGCAAGCGAGAACAAACCTAATGTTATAGTGCTAGCACAACGTGGTTTAAGTGGAATTAGAAGAGTTTTATTAGGAAGTACAAGTGATTATGTTCTCCACAACGCGACTGTACCTATCATTGTCATTCCtccaaataaataa